One stretch of Cygnus atratus isolate AKBS03 ecotype Queensland, Australia chromosome 28, CAtr_DNAZoo_HiC_assembly, whole genome shotgun sequence DNA includes these proteins:
- the LOC118258553 gene encoding loricrin-like, with product MCSRQEKDHCHKQERYVQQSSGCCHSSGGGCHSSGGGGCHSSGGGGGCHSSGGGGGCHSSGGGGCHSSGGSGCHGKPQVVYHQQQQQQVHQLPSQKLK from the coding sequence ATGTGCTCCCGCCAGGAGAAGGACCACTGCCATAAGCAGGAGCGCTACGTCCAACAGAGCAGCGGTTGCTGCCACAGCTCTGGTGGTGGCTGCCACAGCTCCGGCGGTGGCGGCTGTCACAGCTCCGGCGGTGGTGGCGGCTGTCACAGCTCCGGCGGCGGTGGTGGCTGTCACAGCTCCGGTGGCGGTGGCTGTCACAGCTCCGGTGGCTCCGGCTGCCACGGGAAGCCGCAGGTGGTgtaccaccagcagcagcagcagcaggtccacCAGCTGCCCTCGCAGAAGCTGAAGTGA
- the LOC118258530 gene encoding loricrin-like, which translates to MCSRQEKDHCHKQERYVQQSSGCCHSSGGGCHSSGGGCHSSGGGGCHSSGGGGGCHSSGGGGGCHSSSGGGCHSSGGGGCHSSGGSGCHGKPQVVYHQQQQQQVHQLPSQKLK; encoded by the coding sequence ATGTGCTCCCGCCAGGAGAAGGACCATTGCCATAAGCAGGAGCGCTACGTCCAACAGAGCAGCGGTTGCTGCCACAGCTCTGGTGGTGGCTGCCACAGCTCCGGCGGTGGCTGCCACAGCTCCGGCGGTGGTGGCTGCCACAGCTCCGGCGGCGGTGGTGGCTGTCACAGCtccggcggtggcggcggctgTCACAGCTCCAGCGGTGGCGGCTGTCACAGCTCCGGTGGCGGTGGCTGTCACAGCTCCGGTGGCTCCGGCTGCCACGGGAAGCCGCAGGTGGTgtaccaccagcagcagcagcagcaggtccacCAGCTGCCCTCGCAGAAGCTGAAGTAA
- the LOC118258557 gene encoding keratin-associated protein 5-4-like, producing the protein MCSRQDNDQCHQQERSSCHSSEGCHGSSGGSGCHGSSGGSGCHRSRGSGCHGSTGGSGCHGSSEGSGCHRNRGGSCHGKPQDCQQQIYQMSKMK; encoded by the coding sequence ATGTGCTCCCGCCAGGACAACGACCAGTGCCACCAGCAAGAGCGATCCTCGTGCCACAGCAGTGAAGGGTGCCACGGGAGCAGCGGGGGATCCGGATGCCATGGGAGCAGCGGGGGTTCCGGATGCCACAGGAGCAGAGGATCTGGGTGCCATGGGAGCACAGGGGGATCTGGGTGCCACGGGAGCAGTGAGGGATCCGGATGCCACAGAAACAGGGGGGGATCATGCCACGGAAAGCCACAAGATTGTCAGCAGCAAATTTATCAAATGTCAAAGATGAAGTGA
- the LOC118258477 gene encoding keratin-associated protein 5-10-like, which translates to MIYSSGRESYFNLNSTWYDPSGSWLDTRRTPFHYGYETCSSGCDGEGVEGMRGHNYRHYGYRQPVCSERCHSYTAADSCHGGGDCVRRPTYSYGSTGGCHGYGRSVCSERCHTSSGSCHGGGSSSCVRRPTYSYGSTGGCHGYGRSVCSERCHTSYGGGCHETRQSSGYQPCCSKPVQRVPQICPLPTCPVPVQQGCVPVAKCVPSQQKQQVCKVPARKIK; encoded by the coding sequence ATGATATACTCCTCTGGAAGGGAATCCTACTTCAACTTGAACTCGACCTGGTACGACCCCTCAGGGTCCTGGCTGGACACGCGGCGCACGCCCTTTCACTACGGCTACGAGACCTGCTCCTCGGGGTGCGACGGCGAAGGCGTGGAAGGAATGAGGGGGCACAACTACCGGCACTATGGCTACCGGCAGCCGGTCTGCTCCGAGCGGTGCCACAGCTACACAGCAGCTGATTCGTGCCACGGAGGCGGGGACTGTGTCAGGAGACCCACCTACAGCTACGGCTCCACGGGGGGATGCCACGGCTACGGGAGGTCGGTGTGCTCTGAGAGGTGCCACACGTCCTCAGGTTCATGCCATGGAGGTGGTAGCTCCAGCTGTGTCAGGAGACCCACCTACAGCTACGGCTCAACCGGGGGATGCCACGGCTACGGGAGGTCGGTGTGCTCTGAGAGGTGCCACACGTCCTACGGAGGAGGATGCCACGAGACCCGCCAGAGCTCGGGGTACCAGCCGTGCTGCAGCAAGCCAGTGCAGCGGGTCCCACAGATCTGCCCACTGCCCACCTGCCCCGTCCCAGTGCAGCAAGGCTGTGTGCCCGTGGCAAAGTGTGTCCCcagccagcagaagcagcaggtctGCAAAGTGCCAGCCCggaaaataaaatag